One Dehalococcoidales bacterium genomic window, CAAATATTACCGGCGTCTCCACGAGCTTCTCGGTGAGAACGGTTTGCTTGAATCCGGCGGGTCTGAGCTTATCATATCTAAAGAGATGCGTCGGAGGGGGAGGAGCGCTTTGCGGGTAAACGGCAAAGCGGTGCCCCGTGGCGTTTTGAGCCGTTTGGGCAGTCTCATGGTTGATATTCACGGGCAGAGCGACCATCTGTCTCTCCTTAACAGGGACTTTCATCTTGATTTTCTGGATGCCTACGGTCATACCACTGAACTCAGAGATGAGTTTGCCACCAGGGCAGCCCTGCTGGCGCTGCGACAGCAGGAACTGAAGACGATCAATGAAAACGAAAAGGAACGGGTCCGTCAGGGAGATTTCCTCCGTTTCCAGATTGACGAATTGAAACGTGCTGACCTTAAGGCGGGCGAGGAAGAAGCATTGGAAAAAGAGCGCTCAATTCAGGCTTCGAGTGAGAAACTGAAGGAAGCTTCCCATGAAGCCTACCGGGCTCTATACGGCGATGACAGTACCGTGTCAGGCGCTTCGGCACTAGACAAGCTTGGTGCGGCGGCACACGCCATGCAGACTATTGCCGCGCTGGATGATACTCTCCAGCCGCAGCTCGATTATATCCGGGAACTGGAAAGCGGGCTGGCCGACATCGCCCGCGACCTCCGCAGCTACCGCGACCGCATCGATTATGACCCGCAACGACTTGAGTTCATTGAGTTACGCCTGGGACTAATCAGAGACCTCAAGAGAAAGTATGGTCAGTCTATTGCCGAAATCAATGAGTATCTGAAAAAAGCCGGGGAACGATTAGCTGCTTTCGATACGTCCGGGGAAAGACGGCGGCAGCTTGAGACGGATATATTGTCTCTGAAGAAAGAGATGGGCGACATCGCTGCCCGGCTTTCCCGAAAACGTACCGATGCTGCCAGAGAGTTAATGGCTGCGGTAAACAGGGAGCTTGCCGAGCTGGACATGGCTCAGGTTGAGTTTGCGGTCTCCCTGGAAAGGAATGAGCACGAGGACGGTATCCCTCTGCCCGACGGCAATTCCTACGCTGTTACCAGAGATGGGATTGATATCGCCGAGTTCAGGGCATCGACAAATCCGGGAGAACCGGTTAAACCGCTGGCGGCTATTGCCTCGACTGGTGAGGTATCCCGCTTTATGCTGGCCTTGAAAAGCGCCCTCGCCGAAGCGGACAGCATCCCGGTGCTCGTTTTTGATGAAATTGATATCGGGGTCGGCGGCCGCAGCGGTGAGATAGTCGGCCGGAAACTCTGGGAATTGGGCCGTCATCGGCAGGTGGTATGTATCACCCACCTGCCGCAAATTGCCGCTTTTGCCGATTACCACTACCGCGTTCAAAAGAAGTCCGCTGGCGACCGGACGACGAGCGCCATCGAACCGATTCACGGTGACGACCTGGTCAAGGAGATTGCCCTGATGCTGGCCGGCCCTCAACATACTGAAACTGCTCTCCAAAGCACCCGGGAACTGATGGATAAGGCGATGGCCTGGAAAGGAATGAATCACTGATTTGTGAGGAGATTATAAAATGAAAATTGACCTGCATGCGCACCTCATCCCCAGAGACTGCCTGGATATGACGGATAAGAACGGCCGGAAATTTGGACTTACCCTGGGGAGGGATGCTTCCGGCCGGGAGGTCCTGGCAAGCGCGGGCAGACCGTCCAGCACAACAGTAGCCGAGATGTGTGACCCGGAATACCGTATTCAGGACATGGATAAAATTGGATTGGATATGCAGGTTATTTCCGTCGCGCCGACCAATATCTTCTATGATTTTGATGCCGAAGAAGGGCTTGGTTTTGCGCGCCGGTACAATGATGGCATCGCCGAGGTGGTCAGGGACTATCCTGACAGGTTCCTGGGTATGGCTACTCTCCCCATGCAGGCTGTGGACAAAGCTGTACTTGAGATGGAAAGATCCGTTCGGGAACTCGGACTCAAGGCTGTAGAGATAATCTCCAATATCAACGGCAAGAACCTGGATGAGCCGGAGTTTTGGCCGTTCTACGAGAAGGCCCAGGAGATGGGTGTCCTTATCTATGTTCACCCGATGAGAGTCGCCGGGGCTGACCGGATGAAGAAGTACTGGCTGGCCAACCTGGTAGGCAATCCCCTGGATACCACCATAGCCGTCGCCAGCATCATCTTTGGAGGG contains:
- a CDS encoding amidohydrolase family protein; its protein translation is MKIDLHAHLIPRDCLDMTDKNGRKFGLTLGRDASGREVLASAGRPSSTTVAEMCDPEYRIQDMDKIGLDMQVISVAPTNIFYDFDAEEGLGFARRYNDGIAEVVRDYPDRFLGMATLPMQAVDKAVLEMERSVRELGLKAVEIISNINGKNLDEPEFWPFYEKAQEMGVLIYVHPMRVAGADRMKKYWLANLVGNPLDTTIAVASIIFGGILEKFPRLKFLFSHAGGYAPFIRGRWEHGYQYIDECRSIPRPPGEYFKQIYFDTIIHFGPALAYLVDTVGADKVVLGSDYPFAMGDPDPVATVRNAPGIPAADKELILERTSAALLGLDI
- the recN gene encoding DNA repair protein RecN, giving the protein MLKGNKGKFIRCFDASQADRRIMRLILAVSPTGHLRYNDAHRCGKVIDLSRIARKKSVKCRRAYKLLLELRVSNFGIIEQMIWQPGQGLNIITGETGAGKSLVVDALEALLSARDDETIIRYGSDTAFLEGRFDISGAKYYRRLHELLGENGLLESGGSELIISKEMRRRGRSALRVNGKAVPRGVLSRLGSLMVDIHGQSDHLSLLNRDFHLDFLDAYGHTTELRDEFATRAALLALRQQELKTINENEKERVRQGDFLRFQIDELKRADLKAGEEEALEKERSIQASSEKLKEASHEAYRALYGDDSTVSGASALDKLGAAAHAMQTIAALDDTLQPQLDYIRELESGLADIARDLRSYRDRIDYDPQRLEFIELRLGLIRDLKRKYGQSIAEINEYLKKAGERLAAFDTSGERRRQLETDILSLKKEMGDIAARLSRKRTDAARELMAAVNRELAELDMAQVEFAVSLERNEHEDGIPLPDGNSYAVTRDGIDIAEFRASTNPGEPVKPLAAIASTGEVSRFMLALKSALAEADSIPVLVFDEIDIGVGGRSGEIVGRKLWELGRHRQVVCITHLPQIAAFADYHYRVQKKSAGDRTTSAIEPIHGDDLVKEIALMLAGPQHTETALQSTRELMDKAMAWKGMNH